One Helianthus annuus cultivar XRQ/B chromosome 7, HanXRQr2.0-SUNRISE, whole genome shotgun sequence genomic region harbors:
- the LOC110869044 gene encoding transcription factor bHLH18 yields the protein MDLPYAAWLPELDMVDAREFMNQIQQTCPYSEFVDSFSSQSFQGYQNLVRRDQSINATTIRGDLNKQEGYKATTTNTFMGGSTPSTFTISFGDLTSTTAVNKNQFYGGFKRKEEMNLNELLGSIEFPKRVSSTRRNHRQAQEHILAERKRREKLTQRFVSLSTLLPEIKKMDKATVLEDASKYIKHLQNRVKELEETSISGKNINQELSTASIRKSEYRCSNELYASSFDDQNSLPCNATNNPGIKVRILGSNVLVRIYCQRNPPLALKALNEMERLHFTVICNTVLPISGTAALITITAQMSEEYVMTAKDLVKCLQLCLSNSR from the exons ATGGATCTTCCATACGCGGCATGGTTACCTGAGCTA GATATGGTTGATGCTCGTGAATTCATGAACCAAATTCAACAAACATGTCCTTATAGTGAGTTTGTGGATTCATTTTCTTCACAAAGTTTCCAAGGTTACCAGAATTTGGTCAGGAGAGACCAATCCATTAATGCAACCACCATTAGAGGAGATTTGAACAAACAAGAAGGCTATAAGGCTACTACAACCAACACTTTTATGGGTGGATCCACACCCAGCACTTTCACTATATCCTTTGGAGACTTAACCTCAACAACAGCTGTTAACAAAAATCAATTCTATGGAGGATTCAAACGTAAAGAGGAGATGAATCTCAATGAACTTCTTGGATCCATAGAGTTCCCAAAAAGAGTTTCCAGCACAAGAAGAAACCATAGGCAAGCCCAAGAGCATATATTGGCTGAAAGGAAGAGAAGGGAGAAGCTCACTCAGCGCTTCGTTTCTTTGTCTACTCTCCTACCTGAAATTAAAAAG ATGGACAAGGCTACGGTGCTTGAAGATGCGAGTAAATACATTAAACACCTTCAAAACCGAGTGAAGGAACTCGAAGAAACATCAATTAGCGGGAAAAATATCAATCAAGAATTATCAACTGCTTCCATTAGGAAATCCGAGTATCGTTGTAGTAATGAACTATATGCATCCTCTTTTGATGACCAAAACTCCTTACCTTGTAATGCCACAAATAATCCGGGGATTAAAGTAAGAATTTTAGGAAGCAACGTACTAGTTAGAATTTACTGCCAAAGAAATCCGCCGCTTGCATTGAAAGCACTCAATGAAATGGAGAGACTTCATTTCACCGTCATCTGTAATACCGTTCTTCCAATATCTGGCACTGCTGCTCTGATAACCATTACTGCTCAG ATGAGTGAAGAATATGTCATGACAGCCAAGGATCTTGTCAAATGCTTGCAATTATGTCTTTCAAATTCTCGATGA
- the LOC110867112 gene encoding uncharacterized protein LOC110867112 yields MASGSMKDMTSKFDKLEKYEGQDFRRWQKKMHFLLTTLKVVYVLTTPIPEILEEGNLEQIRKRSKWENDNYICLGHILNGMSDPLFDVYQNVETTKLLWDTLEAKYMAEDSSSKKFLVSNFNNYRMIDERPVMEQYNELLRILGQVAQHDMKMDESISISSIIDKLPPSWKDFKHNLKHHVTL; encoded by the coding sequence ATGGCAAGCGgatcgatgaaggatatgacaAGCAAGTTTGACAAACTGGAGAAGTACGAAGGGCAGGACTTCCGAAGATGGCAGAAGAAGATGCATTTTCTTTTGACTACGTTGAAGGTTGTGTACGTGTTGACTACTCCAATCCCGGAGATACTGGAGGAGGGTAATTTGGAGCAAATCAGGAAGAGGTCGAAGTGGGAGAACGACAATTATATATGTCTTGGCCATATTCTAAACGGTATGTCTGATCCCTTATTTGATGTTTATCAAAATGTTGAAACTACAAAGTTACTGTGGGACACGTTGGAAGCCAAATATATGGCAGAAGATTCTTCTAGTAAAAAGTTTCTTGTTAgtaatttcaataattacagaatgATTGATGAAAGGCCTGTGATGGAACAGTACAATGAACTGTTACGAATTCTGGGGCAGGTTGCCCAACATGATATGAAGATGGATGAATCCATCTCTATTTCGAGTATCATTGACAAGTTACCTCCTTCCTGGAAAGATTTCAAACATAATTTGAAACAtcatgtgacactctag